The nucleotide sequence CACCCTCACCGACGATCCTGGTCAGGCCGTCTGCTCGGCACCGGCGACCCGTATCTTCAACGCCCTCGCCGTCGCTCTGAATCACCCCTTCGCGATGTCCTGATCTCTCCCTTTTACCGATTTACCCCCAGCTGGCTCCCTCCGATGTTCGCGGTTCGCGGCACCGGTCCAACGAAAGGTTTGACATGTCAGTCTCAGATACAGTTTCCCCGGTCAAACGAGCAGCGCTGTTCACCGTACCGACGTCCTTTCCACGCCGGGTTCCCCGGTGCGGATCGGACCGGCAGCACTAGCGATGTGCGCCTACCTGACCTGCGCCCACTACCTGCCGATCGGCCGAGCCAACACCCTGATGCAAAACGTTGAACGGGCTGCACCTGGCGCCACCGGATTCACCGCCCGCGCCCGAAGGCGAGCCGCCCGCAAGCTGATCGGCACCTTCCTGCCGCACCTGCAAAAGCTGCTCACGACCGCGCCGGTACTCCCGCGCGGATGAGACCACCGGCCGAGCCGACAAAGCGCTGGCCTACGTGCATGTGGCCTGCACCGAATATTTGACCCTGATGCACGGTCGCAGGCCGGTCCAGCGCCGACATCGACCAGGGCGGGGTGCTGGCCACCTTCACCGGCGTACTGGTCGCGACGGCTACGCCGGCTACGAGCACCTGCCCGCCCTGCACGCCTGGTGCGGAGCGCACCTGCTCGCCGCGACCCACGAGCCGTCTCCGACGCCGACCCGAAGGGCAACTGTGGGCCACCGCCATGGCCGACACCCTCACCGCCGCCCACCGAGCCGCCACCGCCGCCCGCACCGCCGGCCAGGACCGCCTGGATGCCACCACCCTGGCCACGCTGCTCAACCACACCTCGACGCGCTGGCCAAAGGCAGCACCGACAACCTCGGCGACCACAGCGAACTCGCCCCGATCAGCGCGCACCCTGATCCGCCGGTTCCACCGCTACCAAGACATGATCCTTCGATTCACCACAGACCTGACCATCCCCTGGACGAACAACCAAGCCCAACGCGACCTCAGACCAGTGAAAATCGCGCAACGCACCTCCGGCGGATGCTGGCGCACCCTGGCCGCCCTCACCGACTTCGCGACCGTCCACTCCTACCCCTCCACCGCCGGCAAATGGGGCAAAAACAAACTCGACGCGCTCACCGAACTGTTCACCACCGGCCCCTGGCGACCCCCAGCCCTCATGCCCAGCTAAATAGCTACCTCTTGGTTTACCAGGTCTGGGGTGCGGGAGCGCAGGAGTCGGGTGGCGCTCATCTGGTGGGTTTTGATCTCGTCGAAGACCAGTTCCTGTTCCCACCGTTGCTGATATAGCGCGGCCAGTGATTCGGCTTGGGCTTGCAGGTGGTCCAGCAGGGTGGTGATCAACCGGACCGTCTGGGGCTGTCCGCGTCCTTCCACCATGTATTCGATGACCCGGATCGCGATGCGATGGGAGTCGATGCCGGTCGGTGTGCGGCCGGCTTTGCCTGCTGTTTCATCCTCGCTGGGAGCAGTTCCAACCGGAACGACCCGTCAGGAGACCCGAATTTACTCTGTCCCAAATAGTCTTTGCATCCCAACCGCTCGAGCGCCAGGGATCTGCAGCCGCTCATGGGGTGTTAGATCCATAGCCGCCGAAAAGCGAATGCCTTAGCGTGGATTTATCGGGATCCTCCGTGTCCGTCCTGATTGCCCTCAGTGGGTAGTCAGGTCATCCTGCAGTGAAAGGAAGCCCCATGGAAAAAGACCGCGCAATTGCGCTCGTCAAAATGCTCGCCGCTGATCCAGCGCTCCGCGAGCGTCTGACCTCGGCCACCGAGTCGAACCGACTCGCGATTCTGACCGAACTCGGCTACGCCGACGTCACACCGGCCGACGTCTTGGCCAGCGCCAGCCTGTGGGTTCCGCAGGCTGTCGAGGAAATCGACGACGAGCAGCTGGCGAGCGTTGCCGGTGGTGGGATCACCGGCGACAACCCGACCATCATCACCACGACCACGGTGACCGTCGGCGCGGCGGCGGCAGCAGCGACCTGAGTCCGAGCACTCGGATACCGGGCGCCCATTTCGGGTGCCCGGTATCCGGCGTCAGATCGGACCCGACAACACCGGCAGCCCAGCGCATCTACCCCGACATGAACGAATTTCCAGGCGAGCACCGAGGAGGACCAAGTCGATGAACACCGCCGTGATGATCAACGGTGTTTCCTATACGGCCGAGAAGGGTTTCTACCGAGGAACCCAGCGCACGGCGCCCCCCGAGCAGACCCTCGAGCGCATCCGGGCAGTTGCGCCGACCGTTGGGCTTACCCGGCTGGCCGATGTCACCGGCCTTGACCGGATCGGCATTCCCACCGTTGTCGGGTATCGACCTAATTCGCCGACGCTCACCGTTTCCGGAGGCAAGGGTTTCACCACGCTGGCGGCGATGGTATCGGCCGGTATGGAAGCCGTCGAGATCTGGCACGCAGAAAACCTTCTGCTCGACGTCGTCGTCGACACCCATGCCGCTCTGGATGATCTCGGTCTCACTTCGCCGTCCCACCAACTTCCGCTGACCGGCAACTCACTCTTCGACCCGCATCGCGCCGAACCCTGGGTGACGGGCTGGGATCTGATGACGCAGAAGTCCGTGGCTGTTCCCTATGCGATCGTGAGCATGGGCAACACCAAGCATTTCCCGACTCGTCGATGGATGCCGTTCGTCCCCGGTTCCAACGGGCTGGCCGGCGGCAACCACCTGCTCGAAGCAGTGGCTGCGGCTCTCTACGAGGTCGTCGAACGGGACGCCGTCGCCTGTTCCCGCATGGTCGGCAGCGGTCTGGACCGGCGGGTCGACCTGGACACCGTGATCGATCCCCTGGTCCGCTCGCTGATCGACCAATTCGAGGCTGCCGACGTCTCCGTGTACCTGTACGACTGCACGGTCGACACCCGGGTCCCCACCTACATGTCGGTGGTGGCCGACCGCATCGATCCCGCCATGGGGCTCTACCGCGGCTACGGGGCCCACCTCGATCCGTCGATCGCGATGATCCGGGCGCTCACCGAGTCCGCCCAGGCCCGGTTGCTGCTCATCGCCGGATCCCGGGACGACTATTTCACCCGCGATCAGCGGATCAACCGATTCATGAGCGACGGCCGGCGCGAGATCTTCGACAGCATTCCGGCCACAGTCTCGGCTGCCGAGCAGCTCTCGGCGGCCACTTCGTCCTTCGGCGACGACATCACCGTTGTTCTGGACCGATTGCGGGCCGCCGGCTTGGAGTCGGCCATCGTCGTCGACCTGACTCACCCCGACCTGCAGATTCCGGTGGTGCGGGTCATCGTGCCCGGATTGGAAGGCTACATTTTCGACTACTACCGACCGGGGCCACGCGCGCTGGCGCACGCCCATCAGACAGCGGTGGTGTCATGACATCGGTGTTGACCCGCGACGCCACACCGAAGGGTCTGCGGGCTGATGCCCAACGGGCCATCAGCCCGGAACAGACCCTGGAACGGGTCCGCGGGCGTTTCGGAGCAGTCGGATTGACACGACTGGCCAACGTCACCGGGCTGGACGGCCTCGGCATCCCGGTGGTGCTGTCGGTGCGCCCGCAAGCCGGATACCTGACCGTCGACGCCGGCAAGGGCTTTTCGCTCAGCGCCGCGATGGCATCGGCCGCGATGGAATGTTTCGAACGGTATTCCGGTGAGAACACTCCGTTGCCCCGGTTCACCCGGCCCTATGCCGAGCTCGAGGAGAGCGTCCGGATTCCGATGGAGCAGCTTCCCCTGTCGCGCAACTCGTTGTTCTCGCCGGAACTGCCGGAAGAGTGGGTGATGGCGGAGGATCTGCTGGCTGGCCCCGCCGTCGCTGTACCGGCCGTCATGGTGGCGCTCGAGCGGTTTCGGCACCGCCGATCCTCGTTGCTGCCCTTCGCCTTCAGCTCCAACGGACTCAACTCCGGCAACACCAAGTCGGAAGCCCTGATCGGCGGGTTGTACGAGGTCATCGAGCGGGACGCGACGACCCTGACGAAGCTCGCCTGGCAGTCCGGCGCCCCGATGCGCCGGGTTGATCTGGCCACGGCCGCCAGCCCCGACATCGCCTACCTGGTCGACCACATCCGGGCGAACGGCGTCGAGGTCGTGGTGCTGGACTGCACCGTCGACACCAGGGTTCCGACCTTCACGGCATACCTCTGCGACGTGCAGAACCCGGGTATCGGCCTCTACAACGGCTATGGCACCCATCTCGACCCTCAGGTCGCCGTGATCCGGGCGATCTGCGAGGCGGCGCAGGGGCGTCTGGTCTTCATCGCCGGCTCCCGCGACGACTCCTTCGGACATCATCGCCGCTTCCGGGCCACCTTCGACGAAGCGAACGAAACCTTGTTGGCGAAACCGGAAACCGTCGACCTCACCCACTACGACGACGACTCCGGCGACACCTTCGAGGCCGACGGTCGCACCCTCCTGGCGCGCTTGCAGGCGATCGGAATCGCCCGTGTGCTGGCCGTCGACCTCACCCATCCGGACATCGGCGTCGATGTCTTCCGCGCCGTCGTCCCAGGACTCGAGGGCTACATGCTCGAGGACTTCACCCCCGGAACGCGCGCCCTCGAATGGGCACGCGCCGCCGCCAAGCAGGAAGCCACCCTCTCATGACGATCGTCGTCTACCTCGGCCCCACCATGTCCTGGACCGACGCAGGCCAGATCCTGCCGGCCGCGATCTTTCTTCCGCCCGCGGCCCAGTCCGACATCATCAGCGTTGTCGACGACCTTTCGCCCACCGGAATCCTCCTGGTCGACGGGCTTTTCACGCAGCAGCTATCCGTCTGGCACAAGGAAATCCTGTACGCGCTGGAACGCGGCGTCGCCGTCTACGGCTCGAGCAGCATGGGGGCCCTCCGGGTCGCGGAGACAGCCGTTTTCGGCGCCCGCGGCTTCGGCGAGATCTTCGACGCCTACCTGTCGGGTGAGCTCACCGACGACGACGAAGTCACCGTCATGCACGCCAGTTCGGACGACGGCTTCCGCTCGCTCAGTGATGCGATGGTCAACATCCGCGCGACGCTGCGACTGGCCCGGGAGCAGGCAGTGATCAACGCCGGCCAGCACGAGATGTTGATCGGACTGGCCAAGAACCGCTTCTACCCCGAGCGCAGCTACGCGGCCCTACTGTACGACGCCGCCGGGACGGACCTGCCGGCCGATACCCTTGCCGCACTCGGGAGTTTCGTCCGGACACGCGCCGTCGACCAGAAGCGCGTCGACGCCATCGCGATGCTCGGGCATGTGGCCGAGCACGGCGTCGAGCAGCCACCGCCGGTGACGGTAACCCGCTCTCACCCGTTCCAGGCCATGTACGAGCGGGACCGGCGGGTTCGCCGCAGCGGTACGAGCCTGCCACTGGCGGACATCGGAGCCTATGCGGCCCTGCACCTTCCGAATTTCGATGACATGAACGAACGCGCACTGCACGCCGGCCTGGTCGACGTGCTCGGCGAGATGCTCAAGGTGGAGCCCGGCGATGACGCCCTCGCGCTCGAGCTCCAACGGTTCCAGACCGACCGCCGGCTTCGGACGGCCGAGGAGCTCACGACGTGGCGCCGGGAGAACGATCTGAACGAGGATGATTTCCGGCGGCTGATCCGGCAGCTGGCCACCCGCCGGGCGCTGCGCGCCTGGTACGTCAGCCGGAAGTATCTCGAGAGGACCACGCAGGAGGTACTGGACGAGATGCGCGTCCTTGGCACCTACCCGGCCGTTGCTGATGCCGCCGGCAGTCAGCAGTCTCTGCTGGATGCAGCGCACCCGGACTTCACGCTCCGCGCCGACGACGAGGATCTGCTCGAGCTGATCCGTGCCCAGGCCCGCGAGACCGGGTGGCGACCGACGGTTGGCCTGGACGTCTGGGCCTTCGAGAACGGCTTCAAGGACGTCTACGACGTACGGTTCGAGCTGGTGCGCTCGAAGCTGGCCCGCAAGGCGGGCGCTGACGTCCTCGCGGCGTTGACCGCCGGCAGCGCCGAGGGTCCGAACCTCGCATGACGTCGACCCTCACGATCGTCGCCGTGCCGGGACCGGCTGCGCCACCGGCACTGTCGGTGCTGTCCGTTCTGGCGCGGGCATCGAGTCCGACCGAGCGGATCGCCGGTGGTTGGCTCCGTCCGGTGGGAGGTCCGATGGTGGCGGAGCTGCGACTGGCGCGTTGGACCGAACGGATCGCCGGAGATCGGCCCGAACGGGTCGCGGAAATACTGGCCGAGCACGGATTGTCGATCGGGCAGTGGCGTTCCGGCCTCGGTGATGTCGAGCCGGTGGCCGGCGAACCGTTGCCGGACTGGGCGCAGGATGCGCTGACGCTGGTCGGCACGATCGGCCAGGCGGAGACAATTGGCCAGGCGGAGACAATTGGCCAGGCGGAGACAATTGATCGATTGCTGGTGCCGCACCCGGTACCGCGGTTGCGTGAGATCGCCGGTGTGACACTGCCAGAATGGGTTGACGGCGAACAGCCCTGGCGTTTCTATCCGGGGTTCTGTGACTGGATGTGCCTAGCAGCAGAGGATGTCGAAGAATGGGCTGCCCCGGCGCCGATCTCGTCCACCGCCCGCCGGGACCTGGTGCTGGACCTGGCGCGACGGCAACTGGTCGTCAGCGGACCGGTACTGATGGAGGCAGCGGCCAGGCGACCGGCAGAGGACCTTTTGTTCGCCCGAGACCCCAGAACGGACTGGGTCGACCTCTGGACGACCTACCCCGTCCTGGGCCGACTGCTGGCAACGGTGTGGCGGCAGTGGCGAGAGAGCACCGCGGAGATGTGCCACCGGATCGCCGCCGACCTTCCGACCATCTGTCCGGGGACCGAGGTCAGCACGTTCGAGATGTCCGCCGGCGATCAGCACTGCGGTGGCCGCGGGGTGGCCCGCCTCCGGCTGTCGGACGGCACGTCGATCTTCCTCAAACCACGCACGGACGGCCTCCACCGGGCGCTGGGAGCCGTGCTGGCCACGGTCGACGGGGCCGGCGATCCGCTCGGCCTCAGCCCTTCTCTCAGCCTGCCGGAGGTCGTGGAGCGCGACGGATACATGTGGGTGCGCGAGGCTCCGACCGGCGACAGCGCTGACGCTACAGACCGTACTGACGGCGGGCTCGACAGTGGGATCAGCGCGTATTTCCGCCGAGCCGGCGCCCTGCTGCGGGTGCTGCAGGCCCTGGGATCCACCGACCTTCACCACGAGAACTTCATCCCCACCGCGCATCTCCCGATGCTGGTGGATCTGGAGACGGTGGTCGCACCCGGGCCGATGCGCATCGCGCCACCCGATGACGTCGTCACCGAACGATTGTCGGACAGCCCGGGGCCGACCAGCATGGTCACCAGCGTCATCGCCGGAGGACCGGGCCGCAGCACCGTCGACATCGGCGCACTGGCCGGTCCCAGCCAGGGCCTCACGCCCTACGTCGTCCGGACCCTCGTCCAGGGGGCCGACGGTCCGGAACTGCAGAGCGCCCGCGCACTGACGCTGAACGGCCGGGCCCTACCGTCCCGCGATGGTCATCCCGTTGGGTTGCGCGGCTACGAACAGCAACTCATCGACGGGTTCGCGGACGTCCAGCAGCGGCTGGAACTGCTGGTCGACAGCGACTACCTGCCCGATCTGGAACCCGAACCGGCCGTCCGCCTGGTGGCACGGCCGACGTCGACCTATGCTCGACTGTTGTTGCAGAGCACCGTTCCTGCGGTGTTGATGGATGGCGTGGACCGGGAATTCGTGCTGGAGCAGCTGTATCGCGCCACCGGAACAGCGCCGGCCGGACTGATCGGCTGCGAGGTCCAGGCCCTGCGGGAGCTCGATATCCCCTTGTTCACCATCCCTTTCAGCCGAACGGATCTCATCAGTGATCGTGGGGTGGCGTTGACCGATGCCATGACCGAAGCGCCGGACTCCCGGACCCGCCGCCGGTTGCGGGCGGTGACCGACCGCAGCAGCCACGTCGACGACCTGCGCGCAAACCTTTTTGTGATGGACCCTGACGAACGCGCAGTGGCAGGTGATGAGCATTCCGGAACCGAACACCCCGCCGTTGACCGACACGAGCCGGTCAGACTGCTGCTGGACCGGGCGATCGAGATCGGCGACGGCACGCTGGCCTGGATTGGCCTGGAACACGACCCCAACCGGAACCGCTGGAACTACGGCCGGATGGGCCCGGGCCTGACCGGTCAAGCCGGCATCGCGCTGGCACTGGCGACGGTGTCGGCCGGCATGTCGCCATCGACGAACGCCATTGGTGGGCAACCTCTCTCGAGGTCTGACTGTGCCGCGGCGGCCCGCGCCGCTCTACTGGGCTGCGTCCGGCGGATCGGGAACGGCGACCTGGGCCCGGCGGACGGGTTCAACGGACCGGCGGGTGTCCTCTACGCGACCGCAGTAGCCGCCGCACTTCTCGACGATCCGACGCTGCTGGACGCCGCCCGGATGCTGGTCGTGCCGAGTCTGCGAGCTGCCCGCCGGAAACGGCCGTCGATGGTGATCGGCGGGCGCGCGGGCGCTATCTTCGCCCTGCTGCAGCTGCCTTCGGATGACGCTGTGGCCGATGCGCTCACCGAACTGGCTGATCTGCGTGACGACATCACCGGCGTCGATCCGCCGGACCGCTGGTCGCGCTCGTTGCCGTCCCGAGCCTTCGGCGCAGCTCTGGCGGCGCGGCGGCTGGCCCGCACCCGCGGCGGTCCCGCCGATCTGCCGGCGCTGCCGGCACCGGATGGCGCCGGTGACCGGATCGCATGGGCAACACAGTATCCGGCCTCCGGAGCTGACGTGCACACGCCGTCGACCGACGGGCTGTGGACGCTGCTCGACGACGCCCACCTGGAGCGTGCCCGATCCCGATTGCCGGGAGCGGGGAGGTCCGATGCCGGACACAGCGCCGTCGGCCGTCTCATGAGCCGGCGTGCCAGGACCGGACGGTGGGCCGCGCCGCTGTCGGCCCCCGATTCAGTCCTGCTGTCCCCGATCCACGGGATCGCAGCACTCGCCGTCCTTCTCACGCCGGCCGGCCCCGACATTCCGATCGTGAGGGCTCTGACATGACAATAGATCAATCCGACAGAACCCCCGTGACCACCCCGCCGGACACCGGCCTCGGTCACCCGATCAGCCAGAGCGCTGATTCAATCGACCGGGTGGTTCGCCTGGCACCGAAGTGGGCCGTGTGCGCCCTCGGCGCCTGCTCTCTGCTGGTGGTCAGCATCATTATCTGGGCCATTACCGGCACCGTCACCTCGTCCGTCTCCGTGTCGGGCCTCTACCTCGAGGCCGGTGCACTACGGGTGCAGACGACGAAGGACGCCACCGTCGACCGGGTGTTGGTGACCCTGGGCGAGTCTGTGACCACGGGGCAGGATGTCGTTTCGTTGGAGGGCGGAGGATTTCTGACATCACCCCAGAGCGGTATGGTGACTTCGATTCTGGTGTCCGCAGGTTCGATCATGATCGCCGGCAAGATTGCACTCCGGGTCACCGACCTGTCTCAGCTGGACACCGTGGTGGCGCTGGTGCCGGCCGGCATGACAGGGACCGCCGCCGTCGGGTTACCCGTTCGGATGTCGGTGTCCAGCGCCCCCTCGGGGCAGTACGGCTACCTGCTCGGTACAGTCACCGAGA is from Nakamurella sp. PAMC28650 and encodes:
- a CDS encoding transposase, encoding MADTLTAAHRAATAARTAGQDRLDATTLATLLNHTSTRWPKAAPTTSATTANSPRSARTLIRRFHRYQDMILRFTTDLTIPWTNNQAQRDLRPVKIAQRTSGGCWRTLAALTDFATVHSYPSTAGKWGKNKLDALTELFTTGPWRPPALMPS
- a CDS encoding transposase; protein product: MVEGRGQPQTVRLITTLLDHLQAQAESLAALYQQRWEQELVFDEIKTHQMSATRLLRSRTPDLVNQEVAI
- a CDS encoding Nif11-like leader peptide family natural product precursor encodes the protein MEKDRAIALVKMLAADPALRERLTSATESNRLAILTELGYADVTPADVLASASLWVPQAVEEIDDEQLASVAGGGITGDNPTIITTTTVTVGAAAAAAT
- a CDS encoding YcaO-like family protein, producing the protein MNTAVMINGVSYTAEKGFYRGTQRTAPPEQTLERIRAVAPTVGLTRLADVTGLDRIGIPTVVGYRPNSPTLTVSGGKGFTTLAAMVSAGMEAVEIWHAENLLLDVVVDTHAALDDLGLTSPSHQLPLTGNSLFDPHRAEPWVTGWDLMTQKSVAVPYAIVSMGNTKHFPTRRWMPFVPGSNGLAGGNHLLEAVAAALYEVVERDAVACSRMVGSGLDRRVDLDTVIDPLVRSLIDQFEAADVSVYLYDCTVDTRVPTYMSVVADRIDPAMGLYRGYGAHLDPSIAMIRALTESAQARLLLIAGSRDDYFTRDQRINRFMSDGRREIFDSIPATVSAAEQLSAATSSFGDDITVVLDRLRAAGLESAIVVDLTHPDLQIPVVRVIVPGLEGYIFDYYRPGPRALAHAHQTAVVS
- a CDS encoding YcaO-like family protein; its protein translation is MTSVLTRDATPKGLRADAQRAISPEQTLERVRGRFGAVGLTRLANVTGLDGLGIPVVLSVRPQAGYLTVDAGKGFSLSAAMASAAMECFERYSGENTPLPRFTRPYAELEESVRIPMEQLPLSRNSLFSPELPEEWVMAEDLLAGPAVAVPAVMVALERFRHRRSSLLPFAFSSNGLNSGNTKSEALIGGLYEVIERDATTLTKLAWQSGAPMRRVDLATAASPDIAYLVDHIRANGVEVVVLDCTVDTRVPTFTAYLCDVQNPGIGLYNGYGTHLDPQVAVIRAICEAAQGRLVFIAGSRDDSFGHHRRFRATFDEANETLLAKPETVDLTHYDDDSGDTFEADGRTLLARLQAIGIARVLAVDLTHPDIGVDVFRAVVPGLEGYMLEDFTPGTRALEWARAAAKQEATLS
- a CDS encoding TfuA-like protein, whose protein sequence is MTIVVYLGPTMSWTDAGQILPAAIFLPPAAQSDIISVVDDLSPTGILLVDGLFTQQLSVWHKEILYALERGVAVYGSSSMGALRVAETAVFGARGFGEIFDAYLSGELTDDDEVTVMHASSDDGFRSLSDAMVNIRATLRLAREQAVINAGQHEMLIGLAKNRFYPERSYAALLYDAAGTDLPADTLAALGSFVRTRAVDQKRVDAIAMLGHVAEHGVEQPPPVTVTRSHPFQAMYERDRRVRRSGTSLPLADIGAYAALHLPNFDDMNERALHAGLVDVLGEMLKVEPGDDALALELQRFQTDRRLRTAEELTTWRRENDLNEDDFRRLIRQLATRRALRAWYVSRKYLERTTQEVLDEMRVLGTYPAVADAAGSQQSLLDAAHPDFTLRADDEDLLELIRAQARETGWRPTVGLDVWAFENGFKDVYDVRFELVRSKLARKAGADVLAALTAGSAEGPNLA
- a CDS encoding DUF4135 domain-containing protein produces the protein MTSTLTIVAVPGPAAPPALSVLSVLARASSPTERIAGGWLRPVGGPMVAELRLARWTERIAGDRPERVAEILAEHGLSIGQWRSGLGDVEPVAGEPLPDWAQDALTLVGTIGQAETIGQAETIGQAETIDRLLVPHPVPRLREIAGVTLPEWVDGEQPWRFYPGFCDWMCLAAEDVEEWAAPAPISSTARRDLVLDLARRQLVVSGPVLMEAAARRPAEDLLFARDPRTDWVDLWTTYPVLGRLLATVWRQWRESTAEMCHRIAADLPTICPGTEVSTFEMSAGDQHCGGRGVARLRLSDGTSIFLKPRTDGLHRALGAVLATVDGAGDPLGLSPSLSLPEVVERDGYMWVREAPTGDSADATDRTDGGLDSGISAYFRRAGALLRVLQALGSTDLHHENFIPTAHLPMLVDLETVVAPGPMRIAPPDDVVTERLSDSPGPTSMVTSVIAGGPGRSTVDIGALAGPSQGLTPYVVRTLVQGADGPELQSARALTLNGRALPSRDGHPVGLRGYEQQLIDGFADVQQRLELLVDSDYLPDLEPEPAVRLVARPTSTYARLLLQSTVPAVLMDGVDREFVLEQLYRATGTAPAGLIGCEVQALRELDIPLFTIPFSRTDLISDRGVALTDAMTEAPDSRTRRRLRAVTDRSSHVDDLRANLFVMDPDERAVAGDEHSGTEHPAVDRHEPVRLLLDRAIEIGDGTLAWIGLEHDPNRNRWNYGRMGPGLTGQAGIALALATVSAGMSPSTNAIGGQPLSRSDCAAAARAALLGCVRRIGNGDLGPADGFNGPAGVLYATAVAAALLDDPTLLDAARMLVVPSLRAARRKRPSMVIGGRAGAIFALLQLPSDDAVADALTELADLRDDITGVDPPDRWSRSLPSRAFGAALAARRLARTRGGPADLPALPAPDGAGDRIAWATQYPASGADVHTPSTDGLWTLLDDAHLERARSRLPGAGRSDAGHSAVGRLMSRRARTGRWAAPLSAPDSVLLSPIHGIAALAVLLTPAGPDIPIVRALT
- a CDS encoding HlyD family efflux transporter periplasmic adaptor subunit is translated as MTTPPDTGLGHPISQSADSIDRVVRLAPKWAVCALGACSLLVVSIIIWAITGTVTSSVSVSGLYLEAGALRVQTTKDATVDRVLVTLGESVTTGQDVVSLEGGGFLTSPQSGMVTSILVSAGSIMIAGKIALRVTDLSQLDTVVALVPAGMTGTAAVGLPVRMSVSSAPSGQYGYLLGTVTEISSDPYTTAEVSEKLGLQQEVVASLLGSEPGFLAIVTLDSEPSTVSQYRWSIGQGPPFPITQGVPIAVEIDVSEQRPIQVVFSG